Proteins co-encoded in one Dehalococcoidia bacterium genomic window:
- a CDS encoding DUF4326 domain-containing protein: MNDIRLPVRIQRSRRKGWRQPANTLYCGRPSEWANPFVIGDGYTRESSLAAFRRAFWSKQLSITPKKAYKKLRRYAYLSCWCGLDEECHVDEIIEAIRVRHERKGAICLHCPHRLRNHYTIKLENEAGKVDTLGAACAFCNTDDPDDPEKDALCLALKL; this comes from the coding sequence ATGAATGACATCAGGCTACCGGTCAGAATCCAGCGGTCCCGCCGCAAGGGATGGCGGCAACCGGCGAACACGCTCTACTGCGGACGCCCATCCGAGTGGGCCAATCCGTTCGTCATAGGAGACGGCTATACCCGCGAGAGTTCGCTTGCGGCATTCAGGCGCGCATTCTGGTCGAAGCAGCTGTCGATAACCCCCAAGAAGGCGTACAAGAAGCTACGCCGCTACGCCTACCTGTCCTGCTGGTGCGGCCTCGATGAAGAGTGCCACGTCGACGAGATCATCGAGGCTATCCGGGTGCGCCACGAGCGCAAGGGGGCTATCTGCCTGCACTGTCCGCACCGGCTCAGGAACCACTACACGATCAAACTTGAAAACGAGGCCGGTAAGGTCGATACGCTGGGCGCGGCCTGCGCCTTCTGCAACACGGACGATCCGGACGATCCGGAAAAAGACGCCCTCTGCCTGGCGCTCAAATTGTAG